The following coding sequences lie in one Arachis ipaensis cultivar K30076 chromosome B05, Araip1.1, whole genome shotgun sequence genomic window:
- the LOC107641273 gene encoding protein MAIN-LIKE 1-like, with product MQLGLPVDGQPVSGTLRSWSKFHQRDIWEWCHELLGEVPAGHVGTTKFNIKLKWLRTRLQQMPLDLEDNGLMQYAWCYILYLLGGVLLPDKANNTVHVRYLSLLADYDAICTYSWGSAVLYWLYRAMCLATDPSVEGMAGCHTLLMSWIYYRLPFFAPNVTTVYSFPLATRWAGKKGQNDYAEQHLLRHRLRLDNLQVDDVGAGCY from the exons ATGCAGTTAGGGTTACCTGTTGATGGTCAGCCCGTTAGTGGTACTTTGAGGTCATGGAGCAAGTTTCACCAAAGAGATATTTGGGAATGGTGTCATGAACTTCTAGGCGAGGTTCCCGCCGGCCACGTAGGGACAACAAAGTTCAACATAAAGCTGAAGTGGCTCAGAACTCGTCTTCAGCAAATGCCGCTTGACTTAGAAGATAATGGCCTCATGCAGTACGCATGGTGTTACATACTTTACTTGTTGGGAGGAGTGCTTCTTCCAGACAAGGCGAACAACACGGTGCATGTTCGATATCTGTCGTTATTGGCTGACTATGATGCCATCTGCACCTACAGTTGGGGGAGCGCCGTCCTCTATTGGTTATATCGTGCTATGTGCTTAGCAACAGATCCCAGTGTTGAGGGTATGGCCGGTTGTCATACGTTGCTCATGTCGTGGATATACTACAGATTACCTTTCTTCGCACCGAATGTCACGACAGTGTATAGTTTCCCTTTAGCCACAAG GTGGGCAGGCAAAAAAGGACAAAATGACTATGCTGAGCAGCACTTATTGAGGCACCGTCTAAGGTTGGACAATCTGCAGGTGGATGACGTTGGTGCTGGTTGTTATTAA
- the LOC107641274 gene encoding zinc finger BED domain-containing protein RICESLEEPER 2-like, with protein sequence MGSLKIDSGVARDMFASYVVAGDKPFNMVDDRRFRNWVKYISLTLKLPTKNTVKSDIVKVHKREAAKLKKILVSIPNIICLTSNLWTSSTNEGWNSLYAMLASAIPYKKVFEMYKHILMNSLKNDEVLIKNMGEQMMIKFKKYWEEYSVILAFGTVLDPRFKLNTLTHCYNEIDPISAKDKVEHVKNKLYKIFEVYDHNSSTTVESSSQISSNVSQATSSAIGTQLIKIVGNLMSHNQEVKVKSGKNQLDIYLSEATLFRKDTIIDILQW encoded by the exons ATGGGTTCACTTAAGATTGATTCAGGAGTGGCTAGAGATATGTTTGCTTCTTATGTAGTTGCTGGGGATAAGCCATTCAATATGGTTGATGATAGGAGATTTAGAAATTGGGTGAAATATATAAGTCTAACTTTAAAACTTCCTACTAAGAATACGGTTAAGTCTGATATAGTAAAAGTTCACAAGAGAGAAGCTGcgaaacttaaaaaaattttagtttccATTCCAAATATAATTTGCTTAACATCTAATCTTTGGACGTCCAGTACCAATGAGGG GTGGAATTCACTTTATGCAATGCTTGCAAGTGCTATTCCATATAAGAAAGTTTTTGAAATGTATAAA CATATTTTGATGAATAGTTTGAAGAATGATGAAGTGCTTATAAAGAATATGGGAGAACAAATGATGATTAAGTTCAAGAAATATTGGGAGGAATACAGTGTTATTCTTGCATTTGGGACAGTTCTTGATCCTAGATTTAAACTCAACACTTTGACTCATTGCTATAATGAGATTGATCCTATTAGTGCTAAAGACAAAGTAGAGCATGTGAAGAATAAGTTATACAAGATCTTTGAGGTTTATGACCACAATTCCTCTACAACTGTAGAGAGTTCTTCCCAAATTTCAAGTAATGTTTCTCAAGCAACATCTTCTGCAATTGGAACTCAGCTTATTAAAATTGTTGGT AATTTGATGTCCCATAATCAAGAAGTTAAAGTAAAAAGTGGAAAGAACCAACTTGATATTTATTTGAGTGAGGCAACATTATTTCGCAAGGATACAATTATAGATATTTTGCAATGGTAG
- the LOC110272144 gene encoding uncharacterized protein LOC110272144, whose translation MKPYPPKSLIAASLPVTTVTLTRSLPRSLPLNTELQLFQSPVSTHSHSHLQSRTDVLTLHARTSVLTPHARKVAVTVALWSSWVLATAAAPSSRRHRWSRSWALGSCPLALWVCSSVLSFSGSARLSSSPLLLTSSVLVVGSSPLSYQISKNMNSETVSNLVTVGADSEAAPVEVCEPSLKKARPATSDV comes from the exons ATGAAACCTTACCCGCCTAAATCCCTAATTGCAGCTTCCTTACCAGTCACCACAGTCACTCTCACTCGGTCACTCCCTCGGTCCCTCCCACTCAACACAGAGCTTCAGCTTTTCCAGTCTCCAGTCTCTACCCATAGTCACTCACACCTGCAATCTCGAACAGACGTCCTCACCCTTCACGCTCGCACTTCCGTCCTCACCCCTCACGCTC GCAAAGTCGCAGTCACCGTCGCTCTTTGGTCCTCCTGGGTTCTAGCCACCGCTGCTGCTCCGTCTAGCCGTCGTCACCGTTGGTCTCGGTCCTGGGCTCTTGGGTCCTGTCCTCTCGCTCTCTGGGTATGCTCGTCGGTCCTCTCGTTCTCTGGGTCTGCTCGTCTGTCCTCATCGCCGCTGCTCCTCACCTCCTCTGTCCTGGTCGTCGGCTCGTCACCACTGTCATATCAGATTTCTA aAAATATGAATTCTGAAACTGTGAGTAACCTTGTTACTGTTGGAGCTGATTCTGAGGCTGCTCCGGTCGAGGTTTGTGAACCTAGTTTGAAAAAGGCCAGACCAGCAACATCCGATGTTTAG